CATGTGGGGATACACAAACGCAAACTGAATCAGTTGAAGAGGCAACTAGCAGTGTTGTTGAATCAGTTGAAGAAGAAGTAAGTGTTGAGGTTGAATCTGTAGAAGTAATTGAAGAATCTGAAGAAGCATCTGAAGAATCAGAAGAAACAACTGAAGAATCAGAAGAAACATCGGAAGAATCAGAGGAAGCGTCGGAAGAATCAGAGGAAGCATCTGAAGAATCAGAAGAAACAACTGAAGAATCAGAAGAAACAACTGAAGAATCAGAGGAAGCATCCGAAGAATCAGAGGAAGCGATTGAAGAATCTGAAGAAGCAACTGAAGAATCTGAAGAAGCGACTGAAGAATCTGAAGAAGCAACTGAAGAATCAGTGAGCGCAACACCGGAAGCGTTAGTTTTACAAGATGGTGAATATACACTTGAATCTGATGCTGATGAGCATGGTTGGTCTAGTCGTTTCACATTAGTTGTAGCAGATGGAGAAATTACCGAAGTAAATTATGACATGGAAGATGCTGACGGTAATTTAAAAACTGAAGATGAAGAATACAATCAAATGATGGAAGATGTTTCTGGAACAGCTTTTGCTGATGCAGTAGAAGAATTAACTGCGCAATTATTAGAAACACAAAATCCTGATGAAGTAGATGTTGTATCTGGTGCGACTGACACAAGTGAAGACTTTAAAGAGTATGCGCAATTATTAGTTGATGCTGCAGTCGAAGGAAATGAAGAAACAATTATGGTATCTGCAAATGCTGAATTACAAGATGGTGAATATTCACTTGTAACGGATGCTGATGAACATGGTTGGGCACATCATTTCACAATAGTAGTAGCAGATGGAGAAATTACCGAAGTAAATTACGATATGGAAGATGCTGAAGGTAATTTAAAAACTGAAGACGAAGAATACAATCAAATGATGGAAGATGTTTCTGGAACAGCTTTTGCTGATGCAGTAGAAGAATTAACTGCACAATTATTAGAAACTCAAAATCCTGATGAAGTAGATGTTGTATCTGGTGCAACTGACACAAGTGAATCATTTAAAAAATATGCTCAATTACTGATTGAAGCGGCTATTGAAGGAAATGAAGAAACAATTGAAATCTCTTTAGCGGATGAAGAAACCGAAGAAGCAAGTGATGAATCGGATGAATCAGCTGAGTCTGAAGAAGAATCAACCGAATCTGAATAAATCACCCTATAATAAGAAAATATTTATACCACTCTATTTTTATAGAGTGGTTTTTTATGGTGCGCCCGGCATGGGTGACAACTTGGTGGTGAAAGTCCACTACAGGCTTGGCAGTAGGAACTGTTAGCTAAAGGCAAGGGTGTCCATCGTGAGGTGGAATCTGAAGGAAGCCGGAGGCAAACACTCGCACTGACGAACAGAAACTTCATATTAAGGCTGAACAGGGACGGACGAGCTTGCCTTACAAAGTAAAGTCCAATACTGCACGAATCCCATACAGTAGATGAAGCAGTGACATGAGTGGAAGGTTGTCATTCTTACCCGGGGAGGTCTCATCAACGATAGTTAATCGTAGTAACAACGAATGATGAGAAGTCAGCAGACGTCATAGTACTAGCCTATAGCTAGGAAGGACAGAACAATAACAATTTTGAAAATCAAGGAGGTGGATACGTCACCGATAACGCAGACAACATCGTGATTAAGTTCGAAGAGATGGCTGCCTACAGAAGGATATGCTGGAAGCAAAAAGATATGTAGGAGTGCGGAGGTGTCGTAGCACAGATATGAATAAACAAAATGATATCTTACTGATTGACCAAGTAGTCAGTCAAACAAACATGGAACAAGCTATCGCTAAAGTTCGCAAAAATAAGGGAGCACCCGGTGTAGACGGGATGACGGTTAATGAACTAGACGAACATATGGCGACTTATGGGTCAGCCATTGTTCGAAAGCTCAAGGCTGGAACCTATCAACCACAACCTGTGAAACGAGTTGAAATACCCAAAGCTAACGGTGGAGTCCGCCTTTTGGGTATTCCAACGGTAAGGGATAGAGTCGTACAACAAGCGATACTTCAAGTGATTGACCCGATAATTGACCCGCATTTCTCTGAATTTAGTTACGGTTTTCGAAAAGGTCGCAACGCTCATCAAGCGGTGGCACGAGTCATCAGTTACTACGAAGAAGGTTATCGTGTAGTAGTAGACTGTGATTTGAAGAATTATTTCGATACCATCAACCATCAAATTCTTAGAAATAATCTTGAATACTATATTCAGGATAAAGTTGTTTTAAGAATTATCTGGAACTTTCTTAAATCAGGCATCCTGGACCAAGGCTTTTATGTTGAAACGGATATGGGAACACCACAAGGAGGCCCCTTATCTCCGTTACTAGCGAATGTCTATTTACACCATTTAGACAGGGAGCTTGAGCGTAGAGGTCATAAGTTCGCTCGATACGCGGATGATTTTGTCATCTATGTAAAGAGTAGACGGGCAGGCGAACGTGTGATGGAAGGTATTACAGACTTTATTGAAGGGAAATTACGTCTAACGGTGAATAAGGAAAAAAGCCGAGTGACGACACCCACCCAATCTAAATTCCTGGGGTTTCATATTCATAATAGCACGGGAAAGTAGGATGCCGACCTAGTCAGTCGGCTAAACAAAAGTTTCGCACCAAGCTCAAGAAGTTAACTCGTCGTAATCGACCTGGGTCATTTGAAGATATAGTAGTAGAAATCAATCGAGTGACTGTAGGGTGGATAAATTACTACAAAATTGGTTTTATGAAATCTTTCATGATAGAAACTCAGAGCTGGTTGAATCATCGATTGCGACAGCTCATCTGGAAAAGATGGAAGAAAGTATCCACTCGGTATACACAACTTAGGCGACTAGGCATAGACCATGATGATTCGCTCAAGATGGCAGGGAGTCGTAAGGCTTATTGGAGACTTTCACGGAGTGAAATTTTACACCGAGCCATCACAAACAAAAGGCTCGCTATCTGGGGATTGAAGGATCTAACCTACTTATATGAGCGATAAAAGATATTTAAGTTATTGAACCGCCGTGTACGGAACCGTACGCACGGTGGTGTGAGAGGTCGACTAGTCAATTAATGACTAGTCTCCTACTCGATTACGATAAATTCATCAGTTCAATAAATATTACAAAACGCTTCTTTAACACAGATTTTATTTCAAATAGAATACAGTTCATTTAAGAAGCTGTTCAAGTGGTTGGAATCTTCTAATGGCTATGTTAGACTTTGAATTGTGAAAAAATACTTTATAAAAGGTGAATTAAATATGAATTTCAAGAAAAAAATCTGGATAAGTGCTTCGTTACTGGCTTTAATGAATTCTGGCCTAGCGGTTAGTGCCAATGAAATTACAGACGTTTGGCAAGCTCGTCAAGTAGAAGAAGTATTGGCAGAGATTGAATTCGATCAAGATAATAATTTATTATATACGATTAAATATGGAGATACATTAAGTGTTATTTCAGAAGCTTTAGCGGTTGATTTAAGCATATTAGCTGAAATCAATGATATTGCAAATATAGATTTAATCTTTCCAGAAACACTTTTAACGGCTTCGTATGGGACTAGTCTAAATCAAGAAGATGAATATATTGCTAGTCTAACGATTGAAACGCCTGAAGGAGAAGGTTTTGAAGTAAGTTTACCCGAAGAATTATCCGATACATTAACGGTTGAAGAACAAATCATTGTGGAAAATATAGATACACAAGCAGTAATTGAACCTACGGATGAAGTGGTCACTGAAGAAACCGTCGGTATCATTACTGAGGTTCCCGAATGGTCAACTGACAATATCATTGTTGGTGGAGCTCCTACTGATGAAATTGAAGAAATAGTCGTTGAAGAAGATTTGATTGTTGATGATACACCAGAAACCATTGAAATCATAGATGAGTCTGCGGTTGATATCGTTGAAGAAGTAGACGATTGGGTAGAAGAAGAAGTCATCGTTGAAACACCAACAGAAGTTGTTGAAGCTGAGGAACCTGCTGTCGATGAATTACCTGTCGAAGAAGAACAACCTGTTGTCGAAGAACAACCCGTTGTCGAAGAACAACCTGTTGTCGAAGAACAACCCGTTGTCGAAGAACAGCCTGTTGTAGAAGAAGAGCAACCCGTTGTCGAAGAACAGCCTGTTGTAGAAGAACAACCTGTTGTCGAAGAAGAGCAACCTGTGTATGAAGAAATCGTTCCTGAAGAGGAAATTATTGTTGAAGAACCTGTAACGGAACCAGCAACACCGCCATATGATCCAACCACAAATCCTCAAAATTCAGGATTATCATATTCGGCGGCTGCCTTTAAAGATCAAGTAGCCAGTGTTTATGGTGTCAATTCATTTAGTTCTTATCGTCCTGGTGACGGTGGTGACCATGGTCAAGGTTTAGCGGTTGATTTTATGGTACCTGTTGGATCTGATTTAGGGGATGCTATTGCAAATTATGCCATTAGCAATATGGGAGCAAATAATATTTCTTACGTTATTTGGGAACAACAAATTTATGGTTCTTGGAATCAATCATGGCAATGGATGGAAGACCGTGGTAGTTTAACAGCCAACCACTATGACCACGTACATGTATCTTTTAATTATTAAATAAAATATCTTTCAGAAAAACTACATTAAAGCATAAGGCTTTAGTGTAGTTTTTTTGTTTCCTTAAATATATTGGCTCAACTATTTTGTTTAAAACAAGTCATATTACTTAACAGATTAATGTCTATAAGCTATGATAAATAAAAGTCGCAAACGCTTAAACGCTCTGTGAACATACCCATTTTAAGGAGGAGCAGTATGGTTAATTTTTTAAAGAAAATACCCGCAGGTACATTTTTAGTTCCTTTGTTGTTAAGTGCCTTGCTTTACACTCTGTGGCCCAATTTATTTCGTATAGGTGGTGTAACTGAAGCCTTATTAGGCGGAACAAGTACTAACTTTATTATAGGCATGTTAACCTTTTGCTCGGGTCTAATGATTGATTTTTCTGAAATTGGTGCTTTATTCAAACGTCATGGTATTCTTGTTCTTGTAAAAATAGCGATTAGTTTTGCGGTTAGCTTATTATATATGAATATTTTTGGACAAGAAGGAATCTTTGGTATTAGCGCCTTAGCATTTACCGTTGGTATGTTTAGTATGAACCCAGCCGTCTATATTGCTTTAGTATCAGAATACGGGAAAAAACAAGATCAAGCTGCATTTGCCTTGACGGCTTTATTCAGTATTCCCGTCTTTCCCATGTTAACGTATGCCGTTGCAGGAAGTGGAGAAGTGGATTGGATGCCAATTGTTTCGACTTTTATCCCATTAATCATAGGTATCGTACTCGGGAATTTAGATAAAGACTTTAATTCTATTTTTGGAACAGGCGTTACCGTTTTGACACCTATCTTAGGTTGGAATTTAGGTCAATCCATGAATTTAGTTGAAGCCTTACAATCTGGCTTACCTGGCATAATTTTATGTCTCTTTTTCTACCTCTTGATGTCTCCCTTGTTCATCGTTGATTATAAAGTTTTGAAAAACGATGGAATTGTTGGATTATCCATGACAACAGCGGCAGGGTCGTCGACCGCCTTTCCTGCTGTAATTGCTGCTTCCAGTTCCGTATTAATGACCTATGTTCCATCAGCTGTTGCACAGCTTTTAACTTTAGCCATCATAACCATTGTTTTAACACCGATTATTACGCGCTACCACTATTCAAGAGTCTATCCTAATCATTAATACCTATCTCTAAAAAAAATTAACATTTATTTCTAATAAACGAATGCGAGGATACTTTGTGGTATTCAAGCCTTCGTTTGTTTTTTCAACCAGATGTTTGGTTGAAATAGTTATTCAGGAGATGCAATCAATTCTCAATATATGTTAATATATGTACAAACAATCTAATAGGAGTTTTTATACTATGTCATTAACCAAAACCAAGCACATCATCTTTACGTTTTTAGTTATTTTTTTAGTCGGAAGTCAAACCATTGAAGCAAGCAATCAAGCAAGTTCTTCAGATGTAGATGTTACTTCTACAGCCTCACCAGTTGAAGAAGTTGAACCTTTGCCCGTAAGTTCTGAGCCTTTGACGCGTACGGAATCCATGCTACATACAGCGGTTCAAATACAAATTTATCATGAAGGTCAAGAAGAAGCGATGCAAGCAGCGTTTGATTATATGGCTGAGATGGAACGAAATTTTTCAACTAACTTAGAAGGCTCAGATGTTTACCGCATTAATCAGGCAGCTGGTCAAGAATTTGTCCAAGTGAATCCGGAAACTTATGCCGTTATTGAAAGAGCTATTGAAATAGCTGAATTATCTGACGGGAAATTTGATATAACGATTGGAGCCATTACCAACTTATGGCAAATTGGTTCAGAAGATGCACGCGTTCCTTCCGATGAAGAAATTCAAGCGGCTTTAAGCAAAATTGATTATAAGAAAATAGCACTTGATCCGCAAAATCATGCGGTAATGCTTGAAGAAGAAGGTATGGTGATGGAGCTTGGCGGTATTTCCAAAGGCTATATCGGCGGCAGAATAGTAGACATTTTCAAACCGTATGGTATAACAACGGCCATTATTAATTTAGGGGGTAATGTTGTTGTGATGGGTAACTCTCCAACCAATGAAACAGGGTGGAATGTGGGGGTCCAAGACCCAGATAAATCACGCGGATCTATTGTTGGTACGCAAAGAGTGATTGATGGTGCGGTGGTTACCTCTGGCATTTATGAAAGATACCTTGAGCAAGATGGACACCTTTATCATCATATAATGGATCCTGAAACAGGCTATCCTTTGGATAATGAAATTAGTGGTGTGACAGTATTTGCTGAGACATCTTTTGATGGGGATTCTTATTCAACAGCTTTATTCTTATTTGGTATCGAAGATGGAATTCAATTTGTTGAGCAAACAGACGGAATTGAAGCGGTCTTCATTGACAAGGATAAAGGGGTACATTTAACGTCGGGATTAAAAGATACGTTTGAATTGACCAATGAAGAGTATCATATTGTCGACTAGCAGTGATATGTATTAAAAAAGAAAAACCGAGCTTTCCCAATTGAGGGTTAAGCTCGGTTTTTTTATAAAGGCAGTATTAAGGGGTCTTCTTCCATTTCACCTTGGATTTCAATGACTAAGCCGTGGGGCAAACAAATAGC
This window of the Fundicoccus culcitae genome carries:
- a CDS encoding FMN-binding protein; the encoded protein is MEMKKLLTRGSLLLGSMLVLAACGDTQTQTESVEEATSSVVESVEEEVSVEVESVEVIEESEEASEESEETTEESEETSEESEEASEESEEASEESEETTEESEETTEESEEASEESEEAIEESEEATEESEEATEESEEATEESVSATPEALVLQDGEYTLESDADEHGWSSRFTLVVADGEITEVNYDMEDADGNLKTEDEEYNQMMEDVSGTAFADAVEELTAQLLETQNPDEVDVVSGATDTSEDFKEYAQLLVDAAVEGNEETIMVSANAELQDGEYSLVTDADEHGWAHHFTIVVADGEITEVNYDMEDAEGNLKTEDEEYNQMMEDVSGTAFADAVEELTAQLLETQNPDEVDVVSGATDTSESFKKYAQLLIEAAIEGNEETIEISLADEETEEASDESDESAESEEESTESE
- the ltrA gene encoding group II intron reverse transcriptase/maturase gives rise to the protein MNKQNDILLIDQVVSQTNMEQAIAKVRKNKGAPGVDGMTVNELDEHMATYGSAIVRKLKAGTYQPQPVKRVEIPKANGGVRLLGIPTVRDRVVQQAILQVIDPIIDPHFSEFSYGFRKGRNAHQAVARVISYYEEGYRVVVDCDLKNYFDTINHQILRNNLEYYIQDKVVLRIIWNFLKSGILDQGFYVETDMGTPQGGPLSPLLANVYLHHLDRELERRGHKFARYADDFVIYVKSRRAGERVMEGITDFIEGKLRLTVNKEKSRVTTPTQSKFLGFHIHNSTGK
- a CDS encoding LysM peptidoglycan-binding domain-containing protein — protein: MNFKKKIWISASLLALMNSGLAVSANEITDVWQARQVEEVLAEIEFDQDNNLLYTIKYGDTLSVISEALAVDLSILAEINDIANIDLIFPETLLTASYGTSLNQEDEYIASLTIETPEGEGFEVSLPEELSDTLTVEEQIIVENIDTQAVIEPTDEVVTEETVGIITEVPEWSTDNIIVGGAPTDEIEEIVVEEDLIVDDTPETIEIIDESAVDIVEEVDDWVEEEVIVETPTEVVEAEEPAVDELPVEEEQPVVEEQPVVEEQPVVEEQPVVEEQPVVEEEQPVVEEQPVVEEQPVVEEEQPVYEEIVPEEEIIVEEPVTEPATPPYDPTTNPQNSGLSYSAAAFKDQVASVYGVNSFSSYRPGDGGDHGQGLAVDFMVPVGSDLGDAIANYAISNMGANNISYVIWEQQIYGSWNQSWQWMEDRGSLTANHYDHVHVSFNY
- a CDS encoding 2-keto-3-deoxygluconate permease: MVNFLKKIPAGTFLVPLLLSALLYTLWPNLFRIGGVTEALLGGTSTNFIIGMLTFCSGLMIDFSEIGALFKRHGILVLVKIAISFAVSLLYMNIFGQEGIFGISALAFTVGMFSMNPAVYIALVSEYGKKQDQAAFALTALFSIPVFPMLTYAVAGSGEVDWMPIVSTFIPLIIGIVLGNLDKDFNSIFGTGVTVLTPILGWNLGQSMNLVEALQSGLPGIILCLFFYLLMSPLFIVDYKVLKNDGIVGLSMTTAAGSSTAFPAVIAASSSVLMTYVPSAVAQLLTLAIITIVLTPIITRYHYSRVYPNH
- a CDS encoding FAD:protein FMN transferase, which translates into the protein MSLTKTKHIIFTFLVIFLVGSQTIEASNQASSSDVDVTSTASPVEEVEPLPVSSEPLTRTESMLHTAVQIQIYHEGQEEAMQAAFDYMAEMERNFSTNLEGSDVYRINQAAGQEFVQVNPETYAVIERAIEIAELSDGKFDITIGAITNLWQIGSEDARVPSDEEIQAALSKIDYKKIALDPQNHAVMLEEEGMVMELGGISKGYIGGRIVDIFKPYGITTAIINLGGNVVVMGNSPTNETGWNVGVQDPDKSRGSIVGTQRVIDGAVVTSGIYERYLEQDGHLYHHIMDPETGYPLDNEISGVTVFAETSFDGDSYSTALFLFGIEDGIQFVEQTDGIEAVFIDKDKGVHLTSGLKDTFELTNEEYHIVD